GTGGACCTCTCCCGCATCTCCACCTTGCGGACCTTGCCGGTGACGGTCATCGGGAACTCGTCGACCAGCAGCACGTAGCGCGGGATCTTGTAGTGGGCGAGCTTCCCGCTCGCGAACGCGCGCACCCCGTCGGCGTCGAGCGGATCGGCGCCGGGGCGCAGCCGGAGCCAGGCGCACAGCTCCTCGCCGTACTTCTCGTCGGGGACGCCGACGACCTGGACGTCCTCGACGTCGGGGTGGGTGTAGAGGAACTCCTCGATCTCGCGCGGGTAGATGTTCTCGCCGCCGCGGATGACCATGTCCTTGATCCGGCCGACGATGTTGGCGTACCCGTCCTCGCGCATCACGGCCAGGTCCCCGGTGTGCATCCAGCCCTCGGCGTCGATCGCCTCGGCGGTCTTGGCGTCGCCCTCCTCCTGGCCCAGTGGCCAGTAGCCGAGCATCACGGAGTACCCGCGGGTGCAGAACTCGCCCGGAGTGCCGCGCGGCACCGTCTCGCCCGTGACCGGGTCGACGATGCGGATCTCGACGTGCGGCGCGGCCCGGCCGATGGTCGACGTACGACGGTCGAGGTCGTCGTCCGCGCGGGTCTGGCAGCTGACCGGGCTGGTCTCGGTCATGCCGTACGCGATGGAGACCTCGGCCATGTGCATGTCGTGGATGCATCGCTTCATCACCTCGACCGGGCAGATCGAGCCGGCCATGATGCCGGTGCGCAGGGTGGCGAGGTCGTAGGCACCGAAGTCGGGGGCGTTCTGCATGGCGATGAACATGGTCGGTACGCCGTAGACCGCCGTGCAGCGCTCGTCCTGGACCGCCCGCAGCGTGATCGCCGGGTCGAAGCCGGGCGCCGGGATGACCATGGTGGCGCCGTGGGTGACGCAGCCGAGGTTGGCCATCACCATGCCGAAGCAGTGGTAGAAGGGCACCGGGATGCACAGCCGGTCCTGCTCGCTGAACCCGATCAGCTCGGTGACGAAGTAGCCGTTGTTGAGGATGTTGCGGTGGCTGAGCGTGGCGCCCTTCGGGAAGCCGGTGGTGCCGCTCGTGTACTGGATGTTGATCGGGTCGTCGGGCCGCAGCCCGGCCTGGCGCTCGGCGAGCACGTCCTCGGGGAGGTCCCGGCCGGCGTCGACGAGCCGTTGCCAGTCGTCGCTGTCGACGTACAGCGTCTGCTCGAGGCCGGGCACCTCGCCCGCGGCGACGACCTCCTCGACCATGCCCTTGTAGTCGCTGGTCTTGAAGCTGGTCGCGGCCAGCAGGAGACGCAGCCCGGACTGGTTGACGGCGTAGGCGAACTCATGGGTGCGGTACGACGGGTTGACGTTGACCAGGATCGCGCCCGCCTTCGCGGCGGCGAACTGGACGATCGTCCACTCGGCGCAGTTCGGCGCCCACATCCCGACCCGGTCGCCCTTCGCGATCCCGAGCCCGATCAGCCCGCGGGCCGCCTCGTTGACCGCGTCGTCGAACGCACGCCAGGTCCACCGGCGCCCGCTCGCGACCTCGACCAGCGCCTCGCGGTCGGGCCACCTGGCGACGGTGCGCTCGAGGTTGGCCCCGATCGTCTCGTCGAGGAGGGGCGTGGTGGTCTCGCCGGCGGCGTACGACAGGTCCGTCATGCCCCCATGGTGACGCTCCGGTGACCGCGATCACACCCCTCGAAGGAAGGTAGGTGCTGGTGCATGAATCCCCGGCCGACCGGGGATTCATGCACTTGTCGGGGGTTGCAACGCCTGACAAGTACAGGAAAGCCCCATCCGCCGTG
The genomic region above belongs to Nocardioides sp. QY071 and contains:
- a CDS encoding AMP-binding protein — protein: MTDLSYAAGETTTPLLDETIGANLERTVARWPDREALVEVASGRRWTWRAFDDAVNEAARGLIGLGIAKGDRVGMWAPNCAEWTIVQFAAAKAGAILVNVNPSYRTHEFAYAVNQSGLRLLLAATSFKTSDYKGMVEEVVAAGEVPGLEQTLYVDSDDWQRLVDAGRDLPEDVLAERQAGLRPDDPINIQYTSGTTGFPKGATLSHRNILNNGYFVTELIGFSEQDRLCIPVPFYHCFGMVMANLGCVTHGATMVIPAPGFDPAITLRAVQDERCTAVYGVPTMFIAMQNAPDFGAYDLATLRTGIMAGSICPVEVMKRCIHDMHMAEVSIAYGMTETSPVSCQTRADDDLDRRTSTIGRAAPHVEIRIVDPVTGETVPRGTPGEFCTRGYSVMLGYWPLGQEEGDAKTAEAIDAEGWMHTGDLAVMREDGYANIVGRIKDMVIRGGENIYPREIEEFLYTHPDVEDVQVVGVPDEKYGEELCAWLRLRPGADPLDADGVRAFASGKLAHYKIPRYVLLVDEFPMTVTGKVRKVEMRERSTELLGLT